TCCGAGGAGCTAAACTGCACTTGGAGAAGGCACTGACCTGTCTTTGCTTGAGGCTTTTGGGAATCTGGTACCGTGCACAGTGGAAAGCAAGTCCCCACGCACCTCCAGTTCTTTACCCAGACAGAATCAGGGCACCTAATTAATTACATTGtccccagagctctgctctttAGTGCACAGTCCACAGAGATCCAGGCTGCTGTGAGAAGCAACTGGGTCAGACTGCACCAACACCCCCCGGGCTGTCGTGCAGGGACACAACCTGACACCAACTCTTTTAACACTTTTCTCACGAATCCTCATTCACCAGAGCTCCCAATGGTTCTAATCCCCCAGAAATTCAGATCGGGGTGCTTAGGGTATGTTCAGGCTGTTTGAGGGTCCGTTGGAGACAGCGAGAACCCCACCTCTCCcggaaaaaagagggagaggaggctcCGCGCAGAAAAGCAGCTGTGCCCGACAACCAGGCCAAAAGATACGGCGATGGCCTTGGAGAAACATCCTGTTATTTTGGCCACATACCTCTCACACAATGATTAGTTGTTGGATGAAAGGCTGCTTACAAAGGACGACACACCACGAGCCAGCTGGAGCCATGGCTATCAACACAAGGACAAACAGCGTGGCGGGAGGATTGGTGCTAGATTAGCCCGACAGATGGTTTATCTGaggctcactttttttttctgataaagtgCAATAGCACAGAAGCAGCAATCTGTCAATACTGAACCCTCCCGGAGAGGGATTTCCACCAGCACTAAGCTGTGGTCTTGGTGTCACTGCTTCTCTCCTCGCACGCAGCTCTGCAAATCACAGCCTGTTTCAGCCAGCAACGAAACCCGGCTGaaataggaaggacatggagctcttggagcggggccagaggaggccccggagatgctgggagggctggagcccctctgctgtgaggacaggctgagagagttgggggggttcagcctggagaagagaaggctccggggagaccttggagccccttccagtccctcaaggggctccaggaaagctgaggagggactctggatcagggaggggagccacaggaggagggggaagggtttgacactgaaagagaggagattgagatgagatgtggggaagaagttctttgctgtgagggtggtgagagcctggcccaggttgcccagagaagctgtggctgccccatccctggaggggttcaaggccaggttggagggggcttggagcaagctggtctggtgggaggtgtccctgcccagggcagggggtggcactgggtgggctttaaggtcccttcccacccaaaccattccgtgattctgtgaaacacagCCGGATGGAATACAGCAATTAAATATGTCTGTCCTCGGGAGAGCCAGAGCAATAaccagcagctgagcaggagaagggctgaggagcTCTGACCCCACTGTCACcagagaaattaaggaaaaagcaGGAACTAAGCAGTAAAACATTTCCTTCTACATAGCATTATTTGCTAtaaggggaaggcagagggaatgCACATGCAGAACTCACTGATTGAGAAGACGTTCTCCTCCTCTTTGATGATCCTgcactgctccagcagcagagctccgATGGGCTGGAAAAGACCCGGAGAGAGGGTTTAACCCGCGCCACCCACCAGTGCGACAGTGGTCTGAACCCACAGAGTTTTGCCTTTTAATGCCTTCTAAGGAGGTTTCATAACCTGGTGCTACTTTTAAAGTAACTCAATCTAATTGTTATGAATGTTCCATGGTCTTTTAATCGCCCTTTTTGTGTCTGCTGACGTGCTTCGTTGCGCTAGGCCCTTTGCGTACATTAATTAGGTGTTAAACAATTCTCCTTGCTCGGATTCAGTCTGGGCTTTAGCATTCATTCTGTGAGTCAAAGACAGTGGAGAAGTTTACCTTCCTTGCTCAGTAAATCCAACAAAGATGAAATATTTAGCACGACAGACAGAACGACTCCCGTTGTACTCGGTCAGGGCGGTCCTGAAGCCTTGCGGGGGGTTAAGAACAGCGTCGATGAACTACAACAGCTCAGGACAAACAGACAAACGGTAGGAACTATTTGCCACCCGGCGCACACCGAGCAAGGGCAGGAGAAGCGAAGGGCGATACAAGCCATAAACAAAAGCAACCCACAAGCAAATTCTTTTGTCCAAGCTAAACAAAACGCAGGAGGCAAATAAGGCAGCAGGAAGACACTGAAACCCCTGGTTTACGATGCATTTCTGGCACGAGGGTTTGCCATCAGCACCCTCCATCTACCTGCTGAGCTCTTCTGATCCATTCAAGAACTCCCCTCCCACAGAACACACACGAGGGCTTACAAACAaccaagaggaaagaagagagcggagcagcagggaaggagagggcgGAGGAGATGGGCAGCGTCCTCAGACATCAGCGCAGGAGCCTGCCGACGGCAGAGCCACCGCAGCGTCTCGGCCCCCGGGGAACTGTGGCTGCAGCTCAGCGAAGCAGCGATGACCGCGCTtcagcaaaggagaaaagggtATTTCTGAAAACAGGAGCTCAGCCTTTATCAGGGTAAAATATTTATGATGAAGTCAGTCTAAAAATGCCATAAAAAGCTTTCCAGTCCCTTTGTCGCACCAGCACGCACACAGCACCTTCCTTCACACGCGTTACTAAGattgattttatattcatttcccAACCAGAGAATCTTTAGCAACAGTTACCAAGGGATTCATTAAAAAATCAACAGGTCTCAGCTGTGGCAAAGCCAGAAACAGAACACAAAGGTCCCATCCCTCAACTGTTTTTtctagaaccacagaatcacagaatgatctggggttggaagggacctcgggagatcatctcctccaaacccctgccacagcaggtccacccagagcaggtcccacaggaacgtgtccaggcagggtttgaatgtctccagagaaggagactccaccacctctctgggcagcctcttccagggctctgccaccctcacaggaaagaagttcctcctcatgtttagatggaacttcccatgttccagtttgtgcccgtcacctcttgtcctgtccctgggcaccactgagaaaagactggccccatcctcctgacacccacccttgaagtatttataggcgttgatgagatcccccctcagtcttctcttctccaggctaaaaagacccaagtccctcagcctctccttgtaagagagatgttctagtcccctcaacatctttgtagccctctgctggagagggtacagcagatgATATAGAATCACcatagaatcccaggttggacaggatctcaaggatcatctggtccaacctttcttcgTAACAGCACGGTCTGGCCCAGCAGCctctccagctgaatcttaacagtgtccaatgatggggaaagACCCCAGCAGGGCTTCCACGCGCCCAAAATAACAATACAGACAGGGTACAGCCACAAAAGTTTCCCAGTAACAGCGAGCATTGTACACAAGTACAATTCctggcataaaaaaaaagaaataattctaattctttttctgggagggcaaaaCAAGCTTCCCCTCCCAGTTTGGCAGAATAAGGCACAGTCCTACAAACAAACATTGCAGACTCCACCTTCTGCAGTTTTGGGGGGCAATGTTTAAAGGATTCGTTCCAAGCTCACAGGAGAAGCACCCGGGTGTGGGCAGACGGGAGCGTTGCTTCTCTCCCCTACGAGTTTTGGCCGAGTGGGTGGGAGAGGAAACGTGGGCGCCCAGTCCTGGCTCTGGCAGCCCGTTCCCGTACCCCTTTACAGAGCCCACGCAATCAAttgacagaaacagaagagagagggaggaaaacaaacaacaacaacgacaacGGCAGCAGCAGATTACACACCTCCGCTTCGTCTGTCCGGAAGTAGAAGAGAAAGTTGACGACGAGCTTCACGAGGCGTTTCTTTAacactgcaaaggaaaagagcGTTGAGGTGGGTGAAAGGACCGAGCCAGTCgccacctggggaggggggacagagggaAGCCCCTTCCACCCCCGCGAGCACCCATTCAACCAACCCACGGGGTGACAAGGTGACAAAGTCACTCTGCAGCTTCTCCAGTGGCTTTCTGGGCAGACAGAACCCACGGCACCATGCGAGGCGGCCGACGGGACCTCAGCCACCCCCAGGGAATGCTCCAAACCCCGGGGGGAGCCGCTGCCTGGGGCTGCCAGCTCTGATATCACCTCTGGGGGACAAAGTCCGCTAAAACGCTGCAGGTCCTTGGGCGCAGGAAAGGGCTGGGACAAGGGAGGGTGTTTCTCTAACACTCGTGCTCCAGCACTGGTTTGCAAGGAAATTTGCTGGGAGATTTCAGCAAAGAGCTTCCTCCGATCCCCCAGCCCCTCGTGGCCCTGACCAGCCACGCTGTCCCCAGTTGCACCCCATCCCTCCACTCCAGCCCCCCCGATCCTGTACTCCCTGGTCCACATGCTGCTACTTGTGCTCCCCAGTCCTACACACCAGTCCTCCCAGTCTGTTCCCAGCCCTGTCTCCCAATACTCCCAGTCCTGCCCATCCAATACAGCCAATCCTACTCCCTACCCAGTACTCCCAGTCCTGCTCTCGTCCTACCCCCAATTTTCTAGTCCTGCTTCTCCAGCACAACCAGTCCTGCCCCCAAGGGcgcccagttctcccagtccctctcccccAGTCCCCCTACAGCCCTGTCTACCAGCAACTCCAGTCCTGGCCCTCCGGTTACCCCCGtactgccccacaccccccccagactccccccAGTCCTTCCCCTCAGGCCTtcccagtccaaccccccagcccttcccactcctcccccccagttccctctcACCGCTCCCCTTCTTGGGCAGCCGCATCAAAACCTCGGCCGCCTTCTCGGCGGGCTGCCGGGCCAGGGACAGCAGCTCCCGCTCGTTGTACCTCATGGCGAGACCCTACGGCCGCCCCAtcgccccggccgcccccgccccgccgccccggaagcgctcccgcccgccccggaAGCGCTCCCGCCGGAAGCCGGAAGTGGCGCGCGGTACGGGAGGGTCAGCGCGCATGCGCGGCGCAGGAGCGGGGCCGTGGGCGCCGGtacgggccgggggggggccatgggggtcCAGGGGGATTCCGGGGCCTCTATCGGTGCTAGGGGGCGCTTGGGGAGTTTTTGTTGGGGCTTTCACTCTCCCTAAGGGGTTGAGGGTgcttggggcggggggtgtgATTCCTcgctgaggggctgggggctgtttgGGGGCCGTCTGATCCTTGCTGAGGTGTTGGAGGGCGCTTGGGGGGAGCTTTGACCGTTGCTGAGGGGTTGGGCGGTATTTGGGGGGGCTTTGACCGTTGCTgaggggttgggggttttttgaggagGGGTTTGATCCTTGCTGATGGGCTGGGGGGTTTTGAGGGGGGACCTTGACCCTTGCTggggggctgggtttttttttgggggggggggggactttGAACTTTGCTGAAATATGGGGGGGGTTGACCTTTGCTGAGGAGTTGAGGGGTGTTTGGGGGCGCTTTGACCCTTCCTCAGGGGCTGGAGGTCTCTCTGGCCTTCCTGCAAAGCTCTTACCCTTGTTGGGGTGTGGATGTGTGATGGGGGGGCTCTGGTCCTTGCTGAGAGAAGGGGTGACTCTGGGACTTcactggggggctggggacagtgtGCAGAGGCCCTGACCTTGCCGGGGGGGATTAGGGAGGGGGCTCTGACCCTCGCAGGGGGTTTGGGGCTGTGGAGGTGTCTCTGCAGCCTTGCGGGGGCGTCAGGGTGGTGGGGTAGCGCCAAACCTTCGTGGTGGAGAGCGGCTTTGGCCCATGGCAGGTTCTGGGGCTGTTTGCAATCGAGATGGAGGGTGGGAGAGTCGCGactggggggagctgctgtgcatTTCGGGGAGGAATATGTCCCTGCGGAGAAGAAGGGGGGGAGGAGATGGGAAGGGCTCTGGGGGCTTGTTATTTTGGATCATTTTACTTCTACTCAACTTCCTGAGTCAGTGGTACAAGACCGGCTCCGTTTGAAATTGCACCACGTGGGGAGTTCCAGGGCACGGTTTGTGGTGCTCGTCTCGTGTCCTCGCTGACGGGTCTAAATAGCGGTGTGAATCCAGGGCAGGAACAGTCTTGGTTGTCACTGACcttgcttttcctcatttttccagACTCTTTCTCCATAAGTAGCTGAAGCACAGAAAGCCCCATCATGGATTTTCAGCATCGTCCTGGAGGTAAAACTGGAAGCGGAGGCGTAGCCTCTGCCTCAGAAAGTAACCGAGACCGCAGGGAGAGGCTCCGGCAGCTGGCCTTGGAAACCATCGACATCAACAAGGTGAGCCCTGgcctctgcctgcctgggaaGGAAAAGACCCGGGGCTGCTGTCCTGcaggctgctgtggggacaggttTAGAGCTTTGCCTGAGCATGATGGCGAGAGATTTAGTGGAGACTTGTGGATTGAAATGAAATACTTCTGTTTCTGGTAACGTGGGAACCAAACGAGAAACCTTTGTGACGGGGCTGACCAGGGAGGTGCTGGCACTTGTGTATTCAAGTAGCTGCTACTGcgttattttcagttttctcaggACTGGATcgtattttgctgtttcttgccTGCAGTTGGGATGCTGTCACCAATGAACGAAACTGCTgttgtttctctcttttcataGTCCTAAGGCAGTGTTATGCCATTAATTTGAATCTATAAACCCAGTTATTCCAGTGCAGCAGAAGTTCAGGATTAAGTATTTTGACTATTCTGTTGTTTTGCCATGTATTTTGCTTCTAACTTTTAAACAACTCTCTTCCTAGGAcccttattttatgaaaaatcacTTGGGCTCTTACGAATGCAAGCTTTGCCTAACGCTGCACAACAACGAGGTGAGTAGAAGAGCTCTCTGTCTTGATCACACAGCAGGTATTTTAGAATAATAGTGGCTTTGAGCGCAAGTGTCGGGGCCGTGCCCGATGAGTGAcagctgaggagatggtgggTGGGTGGCGCCTTGTGTCTCTTAAACCTGACAGTTGGTGACAGTTCGGCAGTTGAGAGCATTCTGCAATTTTTGAGTAAGATTCCTCTTTCCTAAGGATTAAAATATCCTCGCCAACATGTGGTATCTTCTCTCCTGTGACAGGTATCTGTCAGGGCGGGAACAGTCCTGTCTCCATTTAACTTTCTTCtaccttgttttttctttcagggcAGTTACTTGGCGCATACCCAGGGGAAGAAGCATCAGACCAATTTGTAAGTCGTTCTCCGCTGCAGCTTTATTCTCCATTACAGAAGCACTTCAAAATGATGCTTGTGTGCATCTAGAAACCTTCAACTCGTTATAGAGTAGCACGTGGTGCTCGACTGTTCTCTGACTGTACTTGTTTCCTGGCAGTAACCAGGAGGTACAGCCTCAATTCGCTCCAAAAAGCGGTGCTGACAAGCTCCATTTCAAGCTCCAGTTCAAAGCCAGTTGTGGGATTtctgaaggaaggaggagaaggaattttaaaagcaaattgtcTGAGTCTAGTTACAAGGACCAGGTTTTGTGAATACCGGTTGGGAGAAGTTTTTAggctttattttaagaaatccAGTTTGGTTTAGTTTAGATGActggcttgtgggttttttttcttttttatttcaagaagtAAGTCTTCTCTAATCCGTCTGTGGAGACGGGCAGCAAGGTCATCTTGGGGGTGGATGAGAGAATTGAGATGACAGCCTTTAGTCAGGGGAAGGCGTGGATACAACTGGCCTGTGGTGGGGCATGTGGAAGAGAAAACACAGGTTTTCCTGGCGTCCTTCCTACCAAGCCCTAAATATTCCGTGGCGAGGGATTCAAACTGCTCAGTTTGTATTCTTTAAGAAACAAGTGGGGGTAACCTTTTACATTTGGCACGTTTCAAATGAATCCAGGGCCCGTCGAGCTGCCAAGGAAGCCAAGGAAGCCCCTGCCCAGCCCGCACCAGAAAAAGTCAAAGTGGAAGTGAAGAAATTTGTGAAAATTGGGCGACCGGGTTACAAAGGTACGTCTGGGGTGTCTGACCCCGGAGACACCGGTGCCTGCTGGAGCTTGCCTGAAGTGCACTGCTGTGGATGTGAATTATTAATTAGCCTTTTTAGCAGATCTGTCCATGAATAAGATATGGGCTTATCTGCTGATGTCCTTTATTGTTTAAATTACCCATGGAACATCTCTTTATTGCTGACAGTCGAGTGAGAGCCGTTTTAATAATAGATGGGGATGTCTCAGTCTTTCAGCTCTCGTTAGTAGTCATGCAGGAGATGATGACATTGTTTCAGACTCTCTTCTCCTTTTATTGTCCTGGCCCATCTTTCCCTAATGCTCATAAATCACTCATTGCATGGATAGCTCAAGTTTTTGCTCTGAACTCCCCATTGTTTTGGCCTTCAGTACAAAACTCGGCTGCTTTATCTCCCAGCTTTATTCTACCACGCACGGTGTCTTTGCCCCATGGCAGCTGCATTTCGGTAGAGATCCTTTGTAGCTTTGGTTAAAAACAaagtggcaggttttttttttataaatgggagaaaaatcttGTTGGAATGTTGTTTTTGGAAGCTTTGTGTGTTTCCTGGGGCAGAAGAAACGTTACTCTAaccctgctggagaaaaggaggctgaggggagaccttctcgctctctccaactccctgaaaggagggtgtagccagggggggtcggtcacttctcccaaggaacaggcgatgggacaagaggaaacggcctcaagttgcaccaggggaggttcagattggatattaggaaaaatttttacacggaaagggttattaagccttggaatgggctgcccagggaaggggttgaggcaccatccctggaggtatttaaaagatgggttgacatagagcttagagacatggtttagtgatggtttttatcagagttcggttgatggttggactggatgatcttaaaggtcccttccaacctggacaattctatgattctatgttctgagcttttgtatttttctttacagTGACCAAACAGAGAGATCCAGAAACAGGCCAGCAGAGTCTTCTCTTCCAGGTAGGGGCACTGTTAAACTCTTGGTGTTTGGGTTATCCAAGTACTGCTAAACGAGCAGTTCTTGGCAGAATTCATGAAATAAATCAAAAGGCCTTACCTTGCTAGTCCTCTGCTGCTGGTTGCATCAAGCAAATCCATGATGGCAGTTGTCAGGCTGTTTCCTTTGGTGGCACAAAGTTTCCTGTTTGGAACTGAGCTCTTGCTGTGCCTCAAAGCTGAGGGATTTGGTTTGTACGAAGGGGGAGTGAAAAGGGGGTGTTCTCCTTGACGCTGCGATATCACCCCAACAGATCGATTATCCGGAGATCGCAGAAAGCATCATGCCTCGTCACCGGTTCATGTCAGCCTACGAGCAAAGGATCGAGCCCCCCGACAGGCGCTGGCAGTACCTGCTGATGGCAGCGGAGCCCTATGAAACCATAGCTTTCAAGGTAAGAATTGGGATTAATTTATTATTGGGAAAGTTCCCTTCTCATATTTTCCTTtagaggaaaggttgagggacttgggtctgtttagcctggagaagagaagactgaggggggatctgatcaatgcctgtaaatacttaaagggtgggtgtcgggaggatggggtcagtcttttttcagtggtgcccagggacaggacaagagggaacgggcacaaacgtgaacatgggaagttccatctaaacatgaggaggaacttctttcctgtgagggtcgCAGAGcccggaagaggctgcccagagaggtggtggagcctccttctctggagacattcaaaccccgcctggacacgttcctgtgggacctgctctgggtggacctgctttggcaggggtttggaggagatgatctccagaggtcccttccaaccccagatcattctgtgattctgtgattttccaaGACATTAATTTCCAATGAACATTATTATAGACTTCTCTTCTAGTCTTCAGGGGGTTAATGGAGTGGAAAGGGGGGTGGTCAAGAAGACATGGCTGGAAGTCATTAAACCCTGCTGGGAATTAGTGGAGGACTCTGGCATGAAAACTAGGCTGTGAGCTGTGCTCTGGGGAGCCATTGAATTCATGGTGTCTGGCACAGAAAGGAGCCTTCTGGGCTTTGCTCCTCAGCCTTTGTGCAGATGTTAAGAGTGGGTTTTTTGCCAGCACACTTGTCCTTGACCGATAGGGAGGTAACTTAATTCTTTCCTGCCCCCATCTCTATCTAATAACATCCGAGACCAGCGCATCTCACAAAGGCCTGGAATAACTGTGCTTATCTTGCAGGCTCTGGTGCTAAAAAGGGCCATTGAGCTAATCTCGTGGTGCTAATAATAGCTCCTTATTCTTTTTTGTTGCAGGTGCCAAGCAGAGAAATCGACAAAGCAGAAGGGAAGTTTTGGACCCACTGGAACAGGGAAACCAAACAGGTACCTGGAGCTCCTCAACGTCCTTCCTAAGGGgtagagagggagcaggagggcagagcaGCGTGGGGGGAAAGGCAGTGCAGGGAGAGGGCGCATCCGTTAGATCCCTGCCGGCTTTGATGCTGAAATCTTCATTCCTTCAATGGAACAGTGACTCCTCCTAACACAAAGATCTTCCTGTGCGAGATCTGTGTGAGAATTTAACCCTGGAGGTGGAAGCCCCGGTTGCTGTCGGCGGCAGCAGAACGCTGCAGAAACCTGCAATGCCGTGTCCTTCTGGGGCTCCTCGCTGCGCATTGCCTGCACCCAGCTCCCTGTGAGCCCGTGGTGTGGATGTACTCActgggagagcaggggaggaatgcaCAGAGGGGGATACCCACCCCGTCACGGGTAGCTCAGCGCTTAGAATGAGTTTCAGGGGGGTTAAAGTACTGGACAAGACTGGTGCAGGTCATGAATGgtgccagggaggaaggcagcCATGGTCTGTGGAGCTCAGGAGGGGTCCGAGCTGTCCTGAGGATTCATTGTtcccttctctttgcttttctcccctccccagttctTCCTTCAATTCCACTTCAAGATGGAgaagcccccagctcccccaaacctccctccagGGCCCCCAACTGTGAAGcgtcctcctccacctcctctgaTGAACGGCTTGCCCCCAAGGCCACCGCTGCCGGACACcatgccgcctcctcctccgggAGGCATGACGCTGCCTCCCATGCCTCCCTCTGGACCAGTGCCACCACCCCCGGTGCCACCCCAGTTGCCACCAGCACCCGGTGTACCCccccctgctcctctgccccctATGATGAGACCACCCCTCCCCGCGGAGGGGCCGGGCACtatcccccctccacctccctccaACTGAAAGCCCTTCCTGGACTCGGTCCCGCTGGACTCCTCTGGCTCCTATCTTTTTATATGCAGATCACGGCTGATTCAGAGAAATGCTCCTTTTGTATGTCCGTGAGTTTGATTAGATCCTGTAGGTTCattaaaaagttttcaattttcctttctctatgTTTTCCTGCGTCTT
This region of Numenius arquata chromosome 25, bNumArq3.hap1.1, whole genome shotgun sequence genomic DNA includes:
- the PLEKHJ1 gene encoding pleckstrin homology domain-containing family J member 1 — encoded protein: MRYNERELLSLARQPAEKAAEVLMRLPKKGSVLKKRLVKLVVNFLFYFRTDEAEPIGALLLEQCRIIKEEENVFSISFVEEPERKYCFECDSEEQCQEWIEALKRASYEFMRRSLIFYRNEIQKMTGKDPLEQYGISEEARFQLGTRKQ
- the SF3A2 gene encoding splicing factor 3A subunit 2 gives rise to the protein MDFQHRPGGKTGSGGVASASESNRDRRERLRQLALETIDINKDPYFMKNHLGSYECKLCLTLHNNEGSYLAHTQGKKHQTNLARRAAKEAKEAPAQPAPEKVKVEVKKFVKIGRPGYKVTKQRDPETGQQSLLFQIDYPEIAESIMPRHRFMSAYEQRIEPPDRRWQYLLMAAEPYETIAFKVPSREIDKAEGKFWTHWNRETKQFFLQFHFKMEKPPAPPNLPPGPPTVKRPPPPPLMNGLPPRPPLPDTMPPPPPGGMTLPPMPPSGPVPPPPVPPQLPPAPGVPPPAPLPPMMRPPLPAEGPGTIPPPPPSN